The following coding sequences are from one Schizosaccharomyces osmophilus chromosome 1, complete sequence window:
- the imp2 gene encoding F-BAR domain protein Imp2 produces MATTLNFNAQSSNPPRSFSNYFWGVNDEGYYALLSRFSEIKHINEDLRSFFHERASIEEDYAKRMAKLARSNVGANETGTLKASIQMMKSEMDTMGKNRLAIAQLLQDDVSNAFSRYAISLKDKKKIIIASIEKCHKEKESKKQNYEKAQDKYHYLCKKVNYYVSQQNMLVGKDLERNNSKLKKTQNSIASSVSEYKASVQTVSDTYNRWIREWKSACDKLQDIEEERRHFLRSVLWTFTLLVSRGAFNDDEACERIRKSLETCNVNTDVLSFIDSRATGTGIPQPPKFYDFYKGEAPENVVELVQANFDRAPSNVENDHMTLNRPYTLSAAARTGNATLGGSVGSQSVSAAVNQTAASMSSNSSQSGRLSPHKKLLSKFKKSSRPVTPNVFNPSSDMSPMDENFQKMSVQSNKPDTDSGLTNPPPYQSISPVSRRQQIQDEFSSVMKMENRAVSPISDNRKNNSSFSLRRNQSSRPSSSHSRRASRLPRSLTPGAIEPEYDYEVKEDSVEDLGGTMNDEDYQSELESSIKDDFLASNGHGVANLSNPMSGEYDAEEDSHSLDMETPTSSDGQKILGYVHALYNYDAAIPEEISFQKGDTIAVIRLYEDGWWEGFVVGDDDHNRGQFPSNFVRQIDV; encoded by the exons TTTCTCGTTTCAGCGAAATAAAACATATCAATGAAGACCTACGGTCATTTTTTCACGAAAG AGCAAGCATCGAGGAGGATTATGCTAAACGAATGGCCAAATTGGCCCGCTCCAATGTGGGTGCCAATGAAACTGGAACTCTAAAAGCATCCATTCAAATGATGAAGTCCGAAATGGATACTATGGGCAAAAACCGTCTTGCAATCGCCCAGCTTTTACAAGACGATGTCTCCAACGCTTTTAGTCGCTATGCTATATCTttaaaagacaaaaagaaaatt ATTATCGCTAGCATTGAAAAGTGCCACAAGGAAAAGGAgtcaaagaaacaaaactaCGAAAAG GCTCAAGACAAGTACCATTATTTGTGCAAAAAGGTAAACTATTATGTTTCCCAACAGAATATGCTGGTTGGAAAGGATTTGGAAAGGAACAACTCCAAGCTGAAAAAGACTCAAAATTCGATTGCATCCAGTGTTTCCGAATACAAAGCTAGCGTTCAAACCGTCTCAGATACATACAACCGTTGGATAAGGGAGTGGAAGTCGGCTTGTGATAAGCTCCAggatattgaagaagagcGTCGCCATTTTCTAAGAAGTGTCCTTTGGACTTTTACCCTTCTCGTTTCTCGTGGCGCTTtcaatgatgatgaagctTGCGAACGCATCCGAAAATCCCTGGAGACGTGCAATGTCAATACCGACGTTTTAAGTTTTATCGATTCTCGAGCTACCGGAACCGGTATTCCTCAACCTCCTAAATTTTACGACTTTTATAAAGGCGAAGCTCCTGAAAATGTTGTAGAGCTAGTCCAAGCAAATTTTGATCGCGCTCCATCCAATGTCGAAAACGACCACATGACCCTAAATCGCCCCTATACTCTTTCAGCAGCTGCTCGTACAGGGAATGCTACCTTGGGAGGATCCGTTGGCTCACAAAGCGTCTCTGCTGCTGTCAATCAGACAGCTGCGTCAATGTCTTCTAATTCATCTCAATCAGGCCGATTGTCACCACATAAGAAACTCCTTAgtaaatttaaaaaatcgaGCCGCCCTGTTACCCCCAATGTCTTTAATCCTTCTTCGGACATGTCACCCATGGATgaaaactttcaaaaaatgtCCGTACAGAGCAATAAGCCTGATACTGACTCGGGATTAACTAATCCCCCACCTTATCAAAGCATTTCTCCGGTTTCCAGAAGACAACAGATTCAGGATGAATTTAGTAGTGTTATGAAAATGGAGAACAGAGCTGTTTCTCCCATTTCTGATAAtcgaaaaaacaattcttcGTTCAGTTTGCGAAGGAACCAGTCTTCGAgaccttcttcttcccaTTCACGTCGTGCATCCAGGCTACCACGATCTTTGACCCCTGGTGCTATTGAACCGGAATATGATTATGAAGTCAAGGAAGATTCTGTCGAAGACCTAGGCGGAACTATGAATGATGAAGATTACCAATCAGAACTCGAATCCTCTATCAAGGATGATTTTCTTGCATCGAATGGGCATGGCGTTGCAAACTTGTCAAATCCTATGTCTGGTGAATACGATGCTGAAGAAGATAGTCATTCTTTAGATATGGAGACCCCAACAAGTTCAGACGGACAAAAGATCCTTGGGTACGTTCATGCACTCTATAACTACGATGCTGCTATCCCTGAAGAGATTTCTTTCCAGAAAGGCGATACTATTGCCGTAATAAGACTTTATGAAGATGGTTGGTGGGAAGGCTTTGTTGTTGGCGACGATGATCATAATAGAGGCCAATTCCCTTCTAATTTTGTGCGTCAAATTGATGTTTAA